Proteins from one Monodelphis domestica isolate mMonDom1 chromosome 6, mMonDom1.pri, whole genome shotgun sequence genomic window:
- the LOC130454935 gene encoding tigger transposable element-derived protein 3-like, giving the protein MELGGKKKLHALSLAEKIQVLELLDESKMSQSEVARRFQVSQPQISRICKNKEKLLADWCSGTANRERKRKRESKYSSIDEALLCWYHIARAKAWDVTGPMLLHKAKELADLLGQAFVPSIGWLVRWKRRNNVGLGARHVLPPPPPPASPEPAPLGTDPHTPIALKDFSPEDIFGCTTVPLLYRAVPGGVASGERLQVLLCANSGGTEKRRLVVTGGRRPSPRCFFGVSSEALPVLYCPGPHIPWADWLAQLDQDMGQQGRHVALLLTAHPTRGTEELPELQHVRLLPLPTGGTIPCLPPPIVRDFKTRYRHRLLSKLAALQGETGGTSLGAAGAGITVLDALHMMAAAWDKVPASFIRSSFALAGLWPSRTPPSAKEVPKMPPLPGGLRPEEFSHFVDLEGEEMDTGGCKEEATSEGEEGNDGDDGFEPLPTKADALRALSTLRRWFECNGASPELFGKFYDCEEEVERLCYQ; this is encoded by the coding sequence ATGGAACTCGGTGGCAAGAAGAAGCTTCATGCCCTGTCCTTGGCAGAGAAGATCCAGGTGCTTGAGCTCCTGGATGAGTCCAAGATGTCCCAGTCGGAGGTGGCCCGGCGCTTTCAGGTCTCTCAGCCTCAGATCTCCCGAATCTGCaagaataaggaaaaacttctggcagATTGGTGCAGCGGCACAGCCAACCGGGAGCGCAAGCGCAAGCGGGAGTCCAAGTACAGCAGCATCGACGAGGCGCTGCTGTGCTGGTATCACATTGCACGGGCCAAGGCCTGGGATGTCACGGGCCCCATGCTGCTACACAAAGCCAAGGAGCTGGCAGACCTCCTGGGCCAGGCCTTCGTGCCCAGCATTGGCTGGCTGGTGCGCTGGAAGCGCCGCAACAACGTGGGTTTAGGGGCTCGCCatgtcctccctcctcctcctcctccggctTCCCCAGAGCCCGCTCCCTTGGGCACCGACCCCCACACGCCCATTGCCCTGAAAGACTTTTCCCCAGAGGATATCTTTGGCTGCACCACAGTGCCCCTGTTGTATCGAGCAGTCCCAGGTGGGGTGGCATCAGGGGAGCGGTTACAGGTGTTATTGTGTGCCAACAGCGGAGGGACAGAGAAGCGTCGGCTGGTGGTCACAGGGGGCCGTCGGCCTTCTCCGCGGTGCTTTTTTGGGGTCAGCAGTGAGGCTCTGCCTGTCCTCTACTGCCCGGGCCCACACATCCCATGGGCAGACTGGCTGGCCCAGTTGGATCAGGACATGGGACAGCAAGGTCGCCATGTGGCCTTGCTGCTGACTGCCCACCCAACCAGGGGGACTGAGGAGCTGCCTGAGCTTCAGCATGTGAGACTGCTGCCTCTGCCCACTGGTGGTACCATACCCTGCTTACCCCCTCCTATAGTGAGAGACTTCAAGACCCGCTACCGGCACCGCCTCCTGAGTAAGCTGGCGGCTCTCCAAGGGGAAACAGGTGGCACGTCTCTGGGTGCTGCTGGGGCAGGCATCACAGTGCTCGATGCCCTGCATATGATGGCAGCTGCTTGGGACAAAGTGCCTGCCAGCTTCATCAGGAGCAGCTTTGCTCTCGCTGGCCTGTGGCCCAGCAGAACTCCACCATCTGCAAAAGAAGTGCCCAAGATGCCGCCACTACCTGGCGGGCTGAGACCCGAAGAGTTTTCCCACTTTGTGGACCTGGAGGGTGAGGAGATGGACACGGGAGGGTGCAAGGAAGAAGCGACCAGTGAAGGTGAGGAGGGGAATGACGGGGACGATGGCTTCGAGCCTTTGCCTACCAAAGCAGATGCCTTGCGGGCCCTGAGCACCTTGCGGCGATGGTTTGAGTGCAACGGGGCTTCCCCTGAACTCTTTGGGAAGTTTTATGACTGTGAAGAGGAGGTAGAACGCCTGTGCTACCAGTGA